The genomic window GTGACCTTCTACTGGGGCTACCGCTTAAGCCTGTGGGTCTCCGTTCTCTGGTCCGCCCTGACGGTCATCGCCGACCTGGGCTGGGCCAGCGCCCTGGAGCCGATGCTCAACCTCTCGCCGGGCCAGGCGCTGTCGCTGGGCTGGGTCGTGCCCACCGCGATTGCTTTCGTCATCGGCGCGGTTATCGATGCCCTCGTGCGCCCCGCCGCCGAATAAAATCCGCCGCAGGTACGGTGGGTAGCAAGATGTCGTCTTCTAAAGGAGCACCATTGACTACCCAGACTGCCCACGCACCGCTTTCCGTTCTGGATTTCTGCACGATCTACGAGGGGGAGACCGCCGCCCAGTCCATGGCCCACTCGGTCACCCTCGCCCAGCGGGCCGAGGAGCTGGGGTACAAGCGCCTCTGGTACACCGAGCACCACAACATGTCCACCATCACCTCCTCCGCCCCAGCGGTGCTGATTTCCCATATTGGTGCCCACACCAACAGCATCCGGCTAGGCTCGGGCGGGGTGATGTTGCCTAACCACGCTCCTTATATCATCGCCGAGCAGTTCGGCACGCTGGCCGAGCTCTACCCGGACCGCATCGACCTGGGCGTCGGCCGTGCCCCCGGCACCGACATGCACACCTTGGGCCGCGCCCTGCGCCGCGACGGCAACGCCGCCGAGCGCTTCCCCGAGGACGTCCGCGAGCTGACCAGCTACCTGGCCGGCAAGTCCATCATCCCGGGCGTCCAGGCCGTGCCCGGCGCCAACACTCACGTACCGGTCTACATCCTGGGCTCGTCGATGTTCGGGGCATCGCTGGCCGCCAAGTACGGCCTGCCCTACTCTTTTGCCTCCCACTTCGCGCCGCAGCACCTGGAGGCCGCGACGAAATACTACCGGGACAACTTCCAGCCCTCCGACGTCCTGGACGAGCCCTACGTCATCGCCGCGGTCAACGTCACCGCCGGCGATACCCCCGAAGAGGCCTCCGAAATCTTCGAGCGCGTCGGCTTCAACCGCGTTAAGGCCTTCGCCGGCCGCGGCAAGTTCCTGACCGACGAGCAGGTCAACCAGATCATCGATTCCTACCAGGGCCAGCAGATCCTGGAGATGCTGCGCTACTCCGCCGTCGGCACCGGCGACGAGGTCCGCGACTACCTCGAGTGGTTCCAGGATCACGCCAGCGCCGACGAGCTGATGGTCTCCATTCAGACCAGCAGCCGCGCCGAGACGCTCAAGTCCCTGAACATTCTGGCCCAGGCCTGGTTCTAGGCCGGGCTCTAGGTGGGCGTTGGCCCCAGCCTAAACCCCGCCTGGAACTTAAGCGCGGGGCTTGTCTCCCGGGCCGGCGGCGTCCTCGCCGTCCCAGTCGTCATCGAAGTCGCCGCCCACCCCCAGGTCGCCTTCGACGATGATATTGCCCGGGATGCGCATGTTGCCGTCCTCGTCGTATTCGAGTTCGGGGCGATCCAGCTCGTTGCCCTCGCTGTCGTAGCCGGGGGCCGGGCGGGCATCGGCGGCCTCGTATTTCTCCGGCGTGTCCGTCTTGCCCCACTTACGGGTACGGGTACGGTGCTGCGCCGCCGAGTCGTCGTTCATACCCTTGACCAGTGAGTACATCATGACGAATTCCATCAGAAAGAACGGCAGAGCCACCACGATGACGACTTCCTGGATGGCCTCGATGCCCGTGTCGTTGATGAACAGCAGGGCCGCGGTCACCAGGCCTACCGCGCAGGCCCACGAGACGCGGTAATACGTCGGGGTCTTGTTCTCCTCACCGCTGGCGAAAGTGTCTATGACCAGGGCCGCCGAGTCCAGCGAGGTAATAAAGAATACGATGATGACCGCCAGCGCCAGCGTGCCGGAGAGCATGTACAGCGGGTACTGCTCCAGCAGGGCGAAGAGCGCGACCGGGGTATCCCCGTCCTCGACCACCGGCTTGGTCAGGATGCCGGGGTTGTCCAGCTCCGTCTCGATGGCCGCCCGGCCGAAGATGGAAAACCAGACCACGACCACGATGGTCGGCAGCGCCAGCACGCCGCCGATGAACTGACGCACCGTGCGCCCGCGCGAGATGCGTGCAATGAACATACCCACAAACGGGGCCCAGCAGATGGTCCAGGCCCAGTAGAAGGCCGTCCACGTGCCCTGCCAGCCCGGGTTCTCCTCGAAGGAGTCCGTCCAGAACATCAGCTCCGGCAGGGAGCTGGCGTAGCCGCCGAAGGCCTCCACCGTGTGCTTGAGCAGCGTCAGAGTCGGGCCCATCACCAGCACGAAGAACATCAGGACGAAGGCCGCCACGATGTTGACGTTGGACAGGATCTTCACGCCGCGGTCCAAGCCGGAGGCCACGGAGATGGAGGCAATCGCGGTGACCACCACGATGATGAGCACCTCGACCCAGCCGACCAGCGGCACGCCGAACATGATGTTCAGGCCGGCGTTAATCTGCAGCACGCCCAGGCCCACGGAGACGGCGAGGCCGAAGACGGTGCCGATGATGGAGAGGGCATCGATGAGCTTGCCGGGCCAGCGGTAGACGCGCTTGCCCAGCAGCGGGGAGAAGACCGAGGACATGCGGGCGGGCATCTTGCGCTTGTAGACGAAGTAGCCCATCGCCAGGCCCGGCAGGGCGAACGGGACCCACATGTGGACCGCGAAGTGGTAGTAGGTGAAGTGGAAGGCTTGGTCAATGGCCTCCTGGCTCATCGGCTCCAGTCCCCCGCGGGGCGGGTTAAAGGAGTGGTGGAGCGGCTCGGCCGCGCCCCAGAACAGCAGGGTCGCGCCCAGGCCAGCGGCAAAGAGCATGGAAAACCACACCGGGAGGGAGTAGTCGGGTTCGTCATCGTCGTCGCCGAGGCGCAGGTTGCCATAACGAGAGACGAAGATGCCAATCAAGAAGACGAAAACAACCGAGAAGCCGCCGATGTAGAGCCAGCCCAGGTTAGTGAGCAAGGAATTGGAGGCCACCGCATAGAGATCGCGGGCCTGGGCCCCGAACAACAGGGTGCCGGCCACGAAAACCACGATGAAGCCAGCGGCGACTAGGAAGACAAAGGGGTCGGTCTTGAGCCCGAGAAACCTCTTGGGTTGATCGGAAGACATGAGGAATGATCCTATCCTTGGACGAAATATGCTGCCCCCAGAGTAGCGGACGCCACTGCCCGAGACGGCGAAACTGAGAATTAATGATCATCCCCGCGCCCGCTTGACGCACCCGCGGGGGCAAAAGATCAACAGGTGTAGATATCTTCGCAACTCAAGGCGGCACAGCTATGCCGCACTCGAACGGCGCGGACGCGACTTTGTATACACTTTCCGCCCCGCGGCGACCCCACGCCGGCCGTGTGACTTATCTATCTTTCTGAGTTTTCTCTTAGTTGCACGTCACGTCCTGACGCCTTGGATACACGGCTGGCGACACTATAATCGCGCTAGCCAGGAGACCGAAAAGGTGCCGGCGGCAGCCCCCAGATGGCCACCAACCCATCGCCACGACCTAAGTAAAATATGTCTACATCCCAATAATTACTTGTATGTCGTTTTTTATAAAACCGTTATTCGTTACACTTGACACAACTAAGGTAAACCGTAATAGGGTCCGCGTTCTCCCCAGCTCGTGGACCGGCCGACGCCTGCCACCCTAGGTGGCGAAAGCGTCGGCGTTTTCCAGCCTGCCTGGATTGAAGGGAGCACTGAACAACTAGTGAGGCAGCACCGAGAGCCGCAGCAGCACCTCAAAATCTGCGACTATCTGAAGGAGCAGATCCGCAGCGGCGAACTTCAACCGGGCGATCAACTGCCCAGCGAGGCGGAGCTGTGCGCGCAGTTCAACTCGTCGCGCGGCCCCGTCCGCCAGG from Corynebacterium confusum includes these protein-coding regions:
- a CDS encoding LLM class flavin-dependent oxidoreductase is translated as MSSSKGAPLTTQTAHAPLSVLDFCTIYEGETAAQSMAHSVTLAQRAEELGYKRLWYTEHHNMSTITSSAPAVLISHIGAHTNSIRLGSGGVMLPNHAPYIIAEQFGTLAELYPDRIDLGVGRAPGTDMHTLGRALRRDGNAAERFPEDVRELTSYLAGKSIIPGVQAVPGANTHVPVYILGSSMFGASLAAKYGLPYSFASHFAPQHLEAATKYYRDNFQPSDVLDEPYVIAAVNVTAGDTPEEASEIFERVGFNRVKAFAGRGKFLTDEQVNQIIDSYQGQQILEMLRYSAVGTGDEVRDYLEWFQDHASADELMVSIQTSSRAETLKSLNILAQAWF
- a CDS encoding BCCT family transporter; the encoded protein is MSSDQPKRFLGLKTDPFVFLVAAGFIVVFVAGTLLFGAQARDLYAVASNSLLTNLGWLYIGGFSVVFVFLIGIFVSRYGNLRLGDDDDEPDYSLPVWFSMLFAAGLGATLLFWGAAEPLHHSFNPPRGGLEPMSQEAIDQAFHFTYYHFAVHMWVPFALPGLAMGYFVYKRKMPARMSSVFSPLLGKRVYRWPGKLIDALSIIGTVFGLAVSVGLGVLQINAGLNIMFGVPLVGWVEVLIIVVVTAIASISVASGLDRGVKILSNVNIVAAFVLMFFVLVMGPTLTLLKHTVEAFGGYASSLPELMFWTDSFEENPGWQGTWTAFYWAWTICWAPFVGMFIARISRGRTVRQFIGGVLALPTIVVVVWFSIFGRAAIETELDNPGILTKPVVEDGDTPVALFALLEQYPLYMLSGTLALAVIIVFFITSLDSAALVIDTFASGEENKTPTYYRVSWACAVGLVTAALLFINDTGIEAIQEVVIVVALPFFLMEFVMMYSLVKGMNDDSAAQHRTRTRKWGKTDTPEKYEAADARPAPGYDSEGNELDRPELEYDEDGNMRIPGNIIVEGDLGVGGDFDDDWDGEDAAGPGDKPRA